The Salvelinus namaycush isolate Seneca chromosome 19, SaNama_1.0, whole genome shotgun sequence DNA window CAGTGAACTATGAAGAATGGAAGGCAGAATGCACTTCTCAGGGAGGCTACCCTAAACCTAGACTGACCTGGACCAATCAGAACGGCTTACTAGACCCCGAGGTTCCTCAGATTGTTCAGGATGCAGGAAGTGGAACATTGAACATTTCCAGCACGGTGAACATCACAGACAATCAGACTGTGACGTGCTCCATCTTCAACCCGACTCTGAAAGAGACCTTGAACACCACAAGATCAACAGGTGAGTAGCCTAAAGTATTATGACAAGAAAGCATGTCAACGGATGGTCAATTACAAGTAGATTACTGGAGATTAGCTCTGGTTATAGTAAAGCAGTAAACAGCTGACACTTGAAGCTATCTGGCTGTGATCTTACCCTTAGTGGCTGTCTATGTGCTAGTGACCCTAGTTGGTTGGAAGTATAGGAAATATTAGGGAAACACCTCTCTTTATCCTCTCCCTACAGACGAGGAGCAAGCGGGCCTCTTGAGCGGCATAAAAGCAGGGATTGGTGCTGTTGCTTTTGCTGTTGTTGTGATTGGGTCAACACTGGTGTTCGTCTGCTGGAAAAGTAAGTCATGCACTTGTTATCTTTCATCACTGTTGCGTTTCATGTCACAGCGGAATCTCCTGAATGACTATGATGCCATTAAGCAACTCTCTCTTTGTCACTCCAGAGAGCATGCAACAGAATGGTGCCGATACACAGGAGATGGGCCCACTACGACATAGCCTACTCCAATGTGTGCTTACTACAAAGTGTTAAACTGGTAATATTGATCAAATATTGATCTATAGaatgtttttttaatcaatgTTACCATTTGACACTTAATAACCCTTTAATACATTTTGATCCCAGGATGTGACTGAACACAGTGTCACAGTGCTGTTAGGATCAAGGTCACTCAAGAATAGGGTTCTCTAGCTACTAAAATACCTCAATTTTGATTGATTATTTgttagtacagttgaagtcggaagtttacatacacttaggttggagtcattaaaactcgtttttcaaccactccacaaatgtcttgttaacaaactatagttttggcaagtcggtttgccACTGTACCATGATGATGCTGTAGGGAGGAACACAGGCAGGGTTGGTCTTAAACacatctgtcacaccctggccttagttatctttgttttcattattattttagttaggtcagggtgtgacatggggaagtttgtgtgtttttgtattgtctagggcacaggtgtcaaactcattccacggggggccgagtgtctgcgggttttcgctcctcccttgtacttgattgatgaattaacatcactaattagttaggaactccccacacctggttgtctagggctttattgaaaggaaaaaccaaaaacctgcagacactaggccctccgtggaatgagtttgacacccctggtctagggtgttgtatggtttagggggtttagtagagtagatggtttagtgttcagtgtaggtgtctaggaaagtctatggttgcctgaattgggtctcaattagagacagctggttatggttgtctctgattgggagccatatttaaggcaaccataggctttagctgttttgtgggtaattgtctatgtctatgtgtagtgtttgtgtcagcactatctggatttatagcttcacggtcgtctgtttgttgttttgttttgtttttccttcttataataaagagaagatgtatttttcacgcgctgcgccttggtcctctctctctccctttgacgatcgtgacacatctGCTTTGGGTCCGCAAAGTATTAAGCCTGGTTGACAAAAAAAGTGCAATGTCAGTTGGTTTACCTTGGTTTAATagatttttctttattatttttatgATCCATGACAATGAAGGACTGAAAATGTTCTTTATGTTCTCTGTTACATTCCCATTCATATGCTTCAAATATTATTGTATTAAGGGGCTATTCTTGTGTTTTTTACTTAGCTTTCTGTACCGTGGTAATGGGTCAATTTTAGTTATGCCAGCAATTTTCATGATTGGCAGCTACACAGAATCTGATATGACTTGAAACTTAAATGACAATGACCTGAAACAAGACATTTTGAAATGTTGTACAATACTACTGTCAAGAGGTTCTTTGTGTTTCAACAGGAAGATTGCATGTTATGTTATTTTCTTTTTTACCTCATTGAGCTTTTAACTAATAAAAGATTCCTCTTGATATATTTGTTGTTGGTTgtatattttatttgttattgGTTTTTCTGTAAAACACTAAAGAGCAATATCCCCATCATCAAAGACAGTTACGGCAGCAATATTGTGTCTTTGGTCGTCTTGTATGTGCAGTGATATGAGTAAAAAATAGGTAGGATTCAACAGGGTATATTTACTCAGCAGTTCAGTAGCCTATTACTGAACATTGCCCAGTAAACAACATTATAGCATCCCCTCATGGAAAAGAGCAAATGagctaattataatacacaaagtaagcacaatgagtggataagaggcaaGCCGTAATTTCAATTAAGATAATGAGCAAGCTAAAACGGACAATATCCCTATTTGTTCAGCATGGACAGCAGCCAAATTCAGAACATGTGCCGTTCTTACAGTATCCTCCCTacacaccaagtcagaaccgtaggataattAACGGGTGCaaataaacagacaatgaaagcttttaaaatattttatgatgacatttctctaaaactggCTGTAGGccacatgtgcaccaccaagtcagaatgGTAGGCTAAGttctgagagggagagggaccaAATTCATAGGGTGAGACACGTGCTattaacatcttactacacaacatacacttagtattactttcttagctacagtatacatatctccctggcctATTTTTGGACTCACCATTTTGCTaagctcacttgaacaggaaggtggcatggCATTCATTCTTGTTGGCAAAgtttttgtcatcaaactttgtcaaagtctgtcattctctggatttatggtgctttctagacaactgtaaaaaaaaacaaggtcgaatcatgacgtcagtgatcttcaggtcggtaagttggagctctagaaagagaccCGAGTTCCCAAATTATAATTCCGAGTTGGATGTCCTTTCAAAACAAGTTTATTTTCCCTGAGTTCCCAGAGAATGCCCAGTTCCGAGTTCCCAGTAGAAGTCATCCTGGATTGACATTgtggccaatgtattcaaacttTTTTGGCTCATGGTTTTaagtgtgaatgtttatcctttaaagcatggaaaagagaccctttcaGACATATGTTTTAAATCCTTAAACCAAGACTTGAACCACTGAATAGCAGGAAAaagtaaaagtttgtgagggttttaggtgacaagacaaatttctaatttctttagcctcctgaggttgaagaggctgtgttgcgccttcttcaccacactgtgtgggtgatccatttcagtttgtcagtgatgtgtacgccaaggaacttgaagctttccaccttctccactgcggtcccgtcgatgtagataggggggtgcaccctgctgtttcctgaagtccacgatcatctccgttgagtgagaggttgttttccaggcaccacactcccagagccctcacctcctccctgtaggctgtctcatcatcattggtaatcaagcctactactgttgtgtcgtctgcaaacttgatgattcagttggaggcgtgcttggccacgcagtcattggtgaacagggagtacaggagggggctgagcacgcacccttgtggggccccagtgttgaggatcagcggagtggaggtgatgtttcctaccttcaccacctggagggggcccgtcaggaagtccaggacccagttgcgcagggtggggttcagacccagggcctcaagcttaatgatgagcttggagggtactatggtgttgaatgttgagctatagtcaataaacagcattcttacatagggaatcctcttgtccagatgggatagggcagtgtgcagagtgatggcaattgcattgtctgtggatctattggggtggtaaggaaattgaagtgggtctagggtggcaggtaaggtagaggtgatatgttctctcaaagcacttcatgatgacagaggtgagtgctgcggggcgatagtcatttagttcaattacctttgccttcttgacTACAGGAACAATGATGACCATCTGGAAGCACGTGAGGACAGCACGTCAGACAGTACATGAAGTAGTGGGGTGATTTTCAAACTTCAAACAGAGATAGTATGAGCTGCACAGAAGTGACTTGAATGTACAGCTGACTGGGACTGGGATACGGAGAGATTGAAtatggtagccaggtggaaagcaaggccagctgtagaaaaattcttattgaaattctcaattatcatggatttattggtggtgacagtgtttcctagcctcagttcagtgtgcagctgggaggaggtgctcttattctccatggactttacagtgtcccagaactttttggagtatgtgctacaggatgcaaatttctaaAGAGCGGATTGTGGTTAAAAAAGCAGACAAAGGTGGCACTACAGTTGTGTGGAGTAAAAACAAATATGTGACAGAAGCCTACCGTCAATTAGACAATGATGAATTCTACCAATCTCTTACCTTCAACCCTACAGAGGACCTAAACTCTGAATTGAAAGGGATCCTCACAGAAGCTAAGGAGAATGGCTACATTTCAGACAATGAGTTCACATTTATTTTCAATGGCAGTCCACATATGGCTTCTTTTGATCTTCTTCCAAAAGTCCACATGAATCTTGAAAACCCCCCCAGGCAGACCAGTCATTAGTGGTAATGAAAGTCTGACAGAACCCATCTCTAATTACATTGATTACTTTATTAAGCCTTTTCTGACGTCACTCCTGGGCTATCTTCAAGATACCACAGATGTGTTGAACAAAATCTCTATACACCACCATTAGACATGAACAAGGATCGGCAGCTATGCACCATTTCTTACCCGGCCTGAAACTTAGATAACTCCTACAGAATTCATTGTCTCACTGACTGAATGGACTCTTAATCATAACATCTTTATCTGTCAGGACTGtatttttaaacaggtcaaaggaTGTGCCATGGGAGCTTCCTACAGCCCTTCCTACGCAGGTTTGTACTTAGCTTGGATCCTTCTAATAACCATTTCTTTGACCGGATTATATGGTGGGGACGCTATATTGATGATGTTTGCCTGTTTTGGTCCGGCTCAGAAGATGAACTTATTTCCTTCCACCAATACCTTAACAGCATTAACCCTAACATCAAACTAACTATGGAGTACAGCAAGGATAACATTCATTTTTTGGACCTCGACATCAGTAAAAATGACAAAGGTTGTTTGCACACATCAATCTTTAGGAAGCCTTCAGATGGGAATACCATTCTGAGGGCAGACAGCTTTCACCCCAAAAGGCTAAAAGAGAACATTCCATATGGCCAATTCCAAAGAGTTCGCAGAATTTGCaatcaggaaacagactacagtgtCAAATCTGCTGAATTGGAGAA harbors:
- the LOC120063816 gene encoding CD276 antigen homolog isoform X1; the encoded protein is MSSHPIIGILGKSIMLPCSLNSSAPVVPARLTLYWTARLKHQKEDQVVHALYNGKENNDPQFPFYKNRTQIFKDQLSSGNFSLLLKDLRVEDDLTTFFLFYHQEDGNYNTLDQNKEMCLTTVKVAKSYHKPIVTVNYEEWKAECTSQGGYPKPRLTWTNQNGLLDPEVPQIVQDAGSGTLNISSTVNITDNQTVTCSIFNPTLKETLNTTRSTDEEQAGLLSGIKAGIGAVAFAVVVIGSTLVFVCWKSKSCTCYLSSLLRFMSQRNLLNDYDAIKQLSLCHSREHATEWCRYTGDGPTTT
- the LOC120063816 gene encoding CD276 antigen homolog isoform X2 gives rise to the protein MSSHPIIGILGKSIMLPCSLNSSAPVVPARLTLYWTARLKHQKEDQVVHALYNGKENNDPQFPFYKNRTQIFKDQLSSGNFSLLLKDLRVEDDLTTFFLFYHQEDGNYNTLDQNKEMCLTTVKVAKSYHKPIVTVNYEEWKAECTSQGGYPKPRLTWTNQNGLLDPEVPQIVQDAGSGTLNISSTVNITDNQTVTCSIFNPTLKETLNTTRSTDEEQAGLLSGIKAGIGAVAFAVVVIGSTLVFVCWKKSMQQNGADTQEMGPLRHSLLQCVLTTKC